The Frondihabitans australicus genome includes a region encoding these proteins:
- the rpsO gene encoding 30S ribosomal protein S15 → MALAPEVKTAIIEEYATHPGDTGSPEVQVAVLTQRIKDLTEHLKEHKHDHHSRRGLLLLVGQRRRLLGYLADVDINRYRSLIERLGLRR, encoded by the coding sequence ATGGCACTTGCACCCGAAGTGAAGACTGCGATCATCGAAGAGTACGCGACCCACCCGGGCGACACGGGATCCCCCGAGGTCCAGGTGGCCGTTCTCACCCAGCGCATCAAGGATCTGACCGAGCACCTCAAGGAGCACAAGCACGACCACCACTCGCGTCGTGGCCTGCTTCTGCTCGTGGGTCAGCGTCGTCGTCTGCTCGGCTACCTCGCCGACGTCGACATCAACCGCTACCGCTCGCTGATCGAGCGCCTGGGTCTGCGCCGCTAA
- a CDS encoding M50 family metallopeptidase encodes MHVLESLWSRATQTSEPLGVALLFGSLAVGLVLVLLPGTWHTVRHAVTVVHEGGHGLAAVLTGRRLTGIRLHSDTSGLTVSKGPRTGFGMVITLLAGYTAPALAGLGAAWMLHRGYASGLLWALLVVLALMLVQIRNWFGLWVILVGAAVVFAVTWFAAPEWQLVFGHVLTAVLALGALRASLELQSSRRRTRSAQSDADQLARLTRVPGLAWVFVFVLVALACAVADLWMLVPQGLLTMP; translated from the coding sequence ATGCATGTCCTCGAGTCGCTCTGGTCACGAGCGACACAGACCTCCGAGCCGCTCGGCGTCGCGCTGCTGTTCGGCTCGCTCGCGGTCGGCCTCGTGCTGGTGCTCCTGCCTGGCACGTGGCACACCGTGCGGCACGCGGTGACCGTCGTGCACGAGGGCGGGCACGGTCTCGCGGCGGTCCTGACCGGGCGCCGCCTCACCGGGATCCGGCTGCACTCCGACACCTCGGGGCTGACCGTGTCGAAGGGGCCGCGGACCGGCTTCGGCATGGTCATCACCCTGCTGGCCGGGTACACGGCGCCGGCCCTGGCGGGGCTCGGGGCGGCGTGGATGCTGCACCGCGGCTACGCCTCGGGTCTCCTCTGGGCGCTCCTCGTCGTGCTCGCGCTGATGCTCGTGCAGATCCGCAACTGGTTCGGCCTGTGGGTGATCCTCGTGGGCGCGGCCGTGGTCTTCGCGGTCACGTGGTTCGCGGCTCCCGAGTGGCAACTGGTCTTCGGGCACGTGCTCACCGCCGTGCTCGCCCTCGGGGCCCTTCGAGCGAGCCTCGAGCTGCAGTCCAGCCGGCGACGAACCCGCTCGGCGCAGTCCGACGCGGATCAGCTGGCGCGGCTGACCCGGGTTCCGGGGCTGGCGTGGGTGTTCGTCTTCGTGCTCGTCGCGCTGGCGTGCGCGGTCGCGGACCTGTGGATGCTGGTGCCGCAGGGCCTGCTCACGATGCCGTAG
- a CDS encoding nuclear transport factor 2 family protein codes for MTVETPRAIRTFIDTTNEEDTEGFLAAFADDATLDDWGRVFHGTSGVASWNQTDNIGKHSRFDVVEVAEGAKPGEFVVTVDVTGEGYNGLGTMTFTVEGDLVKSLVIT; via the coding sequence ATGACCGTCGAGACGCCCCGAGCCATCCGCACCTTCATCGACACGACCAACGAGGAGGACACCGAGGGGTTCCTCGCCGCCTTCGCCGACGATGCGACGCTCGACGACTGGGGCCGGGTGTTCCACGGCACCTCGGGCGTCGCCTCCTGGAACCAGACCGACAACATCGGCAAGCACTCGCGCTTCGACGTCGTCGAGGTCGCCGAGGGCGCGAAGCCCGGCGAGTTCGTCGTCACGGTCGACGTGACCGGCGAGGGCTACAACGGTCTCGGCACCATGACCTTCACCGTCGAGGGAGACCTGGTGAAGTCGCTCGTCATCACCTGA
- a CDS encoding adenine phosphoribosyltransferase, producing the protein MTASDAAALVDRLTAVVPDFPTPGILFRDVTPVFADAEAFSTVCAGLAEPFEGGFTAVAGIEARGFALAGGIAAQTGTGVLTVRKAGKLPGEVLKESYSLEYGEASIELRPGQLPKGSRVLVADDVLATGGTAEASITLLERAGYEVVGIAVLLELDGLGGRDRLASRVPVHALGSAPA; encoded by the coding sequence ATGACCGCCTCCGACGCCGCCGCCCTCGTCGACCGCCTGACCGCGGTCGTCCCCGACTTCCCGACCCCGGGCATCCTGTTCCGCGACGTCACCCCGGTCTTCGCCGACGCCGAGGCCTTCTCGACGGTCTGCGCCGGGCTCGCCGAGCCGTTCGAGGGCGGCTTCACGGCGGTCGCCGGCATCGAGGCGCGCGGCTTCGCGCTCGCGGGCGGCATCGCCGCCCAGACCGGCACGGGGGTGCTGACGGTGCGCAAGGCGGGCAAGCTCCCCGGCGAGGTGCTGAAGGAGAGCTACTCGCTCGAGTACGGCGAGGCCTCGATCGAGCTGCGCCCCGGCCAGCTGCCGAAGGGGTCGCGCGTGCTCGTCGCCGACGACGTCCTGGCCACCGGCGGCACCGCCGAGGCCTCGATCACTCTGCTCGAGCGCGCCGGCTACGAGGTCGTCGGCATCGCCGTGCTGCTCGAGCTCGACGGCCTCGGCGGTCGTGACCGCCTGGCGTCGCGGGTGCCCGTGCACGCGCTCGGCTCCGCCCCCGCCTGA
- a CDS encoding glycoside hydrolase family 6 protein, with protein sequence MPRHRSTALARAAALIAVAVSVAAGLAAGGPTAGPAAQAATPVAVLTPAQIQAASTRTLYNTGLAVQPGNQASQVVSLLRTKYHATAEANEIDQIASQPVAVWLGDWYSRAQLVKVITASIASAAKTGRTPVFVTYAIPDRDCGGYSAGGLTASQYLAWNQTIATALRGHRSAVLVEPDSLAMISSCPSVADTRLPLIRSAVDQLTSDGVVTYLDAGNSNWVAPAAMAQRLEAAGVGEARGFFTNVSNFYPTSNEVSYANRVSALTGGSHYVIDTSRNGAGWKGTWCNPTGAALGANPAVASGSTKLDATLWVKTPGASDGTCNGGPAAGTWWERYALGLVKNRAR encoded by the coding sequence ATGCCACGACACCGCTCCACCGCTCTCGCCCGTGCCGCCGCGCTGATCGCCGTCGCGGTGTCCGTCGCCGCCGGGCTCGCCGCCGGCGGGCCCACGGCCGGCCCGGCCGCTCAGGCCGCGACGCCCGTGGCCGTGCTGACTCCCGCGCAGATCCAGGCCGCATCCACGAGGACGCTCTACAACACGGGGCTCGCCGTCCAGCCCGGCAACCAGGCCTCGCAGGTCGTCAGCCTGCTCCGCACGAAGTACCACGCCACCGCCGAGGCGAACGAGATCGACCAGATCGCGTCGCAGCCCGTCGCGGTGTGGCTCGGCGACTGGTATTCGCGGGCACAGCTCGTCAAGGTCATCACGGCGTCGATCGCGAGCGCCGCGAAGACCGGCCGCACTCCCGTGTTCGTCACCTACGCGATCCCCGACCGGGACTGCGGCGGGTACTCGGCCGGCGGGCTGACCGCCTCGCAGTACCTGGCCTGGAATCAGACGATCGCCACGGCGCTGCGCGGCCACCGGTCGGCGGTGCTCGTCGAGCCCGACTCGCTGGCGATGATCTCGAGCTGCCCGTCCGTCGCCGACACGCGCCTGCCGCTCATCCGCTCGGCGGTCGACCAGCTCACGTCGGACGGCGTCGTCACCTACCTCGACGCGGGCAATTCGAACTGGGTCGCTCCGGCGGCGATGGCGCAGCGGCTGGAGGCGGCCGGAGTCGGCGAGGCGCGCGGGTTCTTCACCAACGTGTCGAACTTCTACCCGACTTCGAACGAGGTGTCGTACGCGAACAGGGTCTCGGCGCTCACCGGCGGCTCGCACTACGTCATCGACACGTCACGCAACGGCGCCGGCTGGAAGGGCACCTGGTGCAACCCGACCGGCGCGGCTCTCGGGGCGAACCCGGCCGTGGCATCTGGTTCGACGAAGCTCGACGCGACGCTCTGGGTGAAGACGCCCGGCGCGAGCGACGGCACGTGCAACGGCGGCCCGGCAGCGGGGACGTGGTGGGAGCGGTACGCTCTCGGGCTGGTCAAGAATCGGGCGAGGTAG
- a CDS encoding AMP-binding protein yields MDTLAGLIATRSTEAPSAHYLEDARSERVITFAALASRTAEWADVFDDRGLSAGATVVLDVRDPLSFAVAHLAVVASGRRSVPVNPQGTWSETLKSVDLGSSEAVITDRDEPGETDVVVLRPEASTGSPAEATGAQDRESRTPDTSSKTETAPSGSVILFTSGSTGQPKGVELTEAQLLFVARAIAEHNALTSADRGFNSLPLFHVNAEVVGLLSTLVAGATLVLDDRFHRTGFWELLAERRITWLNAVPAILAVLAKSGPAQAPEGLRFVRSASSALPEAVRTAFAHVPMIISYGMTEGASQITATPLGVEPRPGSVGLPVGGEVEPRDAEGRALPVGEIGELWIRGPGVVKGYFQGRAAERFDADGWLRTGDLGHLDADGWVYLAGRTDDVINRGGEKVYPAEVEDVLLEDARVREAVVVARPDDVLGFVPVAYVIPADLSLPDDVRASLSTDLGKRCEAELPRFKRPMEITVVDDLPRTPTGKVQRNKTRQMLAEAAGA; encoded by the coding sequence ATGGACACACTGGCAGGCCTGATCGCCACCCGTTCGACCGAGGCGCCGTCTGCGCACTACCTCGAAGACGCCCGCTCCGAGCGCGTCATCACGTTCGCCGCCCTGGCGTCGCGCACCGCCGAGTGGGCCGACGTCTTCGACGACCGCGGGCTCTCCGCCGGCGCGACGGTCGTGCTCGACGTGCGCGACCCGCTGTCGTTCGCCGTGGCTCACCTCGCCGTCGTCGCGTCCGGCCGCCGCAGCGTGCCGGTCAACCCGCAGGGCACGTGGTCCGAGACGCTGAAGTCCGTGGACCTCGGGTCGTCCGAGGCCGTGATCACCGATCGCGACGAGCCGGGCGAGACCGACGTCGTGGTGCTCCGGCCCGAGGCCTCGACCGGTTCTCCCGCTGAGGCGACCGGGGCGCAGGATCGCGAGAGCCGCACGCCCGACACCTCCTCGAAGACCGAGACCGCGCCCTCCGGCTCCGTGATCCTCTTCACCTCCGGATCCACCGGCCAGCCGAAGGGCGTCGAGCTCACCGAAGCGCAGCTGCTCTTCGTCGCCCGGGCGATCGCCGAGCACAACGCGCTCACGAGTGCCGACCGAGGCTTCAACTCGCTGCCGCTCTTCCACGTGAACGCCGAGGTCGTCGGCCTCCTGTCGACCCTCGTCGCGGGCGCCACTCTCGTGCTCGACGACCGGTTCCACCGCACCGGCTTCTGGGAGCTCCTCGCGGAGCGGCGCATCACGTGGCTGAACGCCGTGCCTGCGATCCTCGCCGTGCTGGCGAAGTCCGGCCCCGCGCAGGCGCCCGAGGGGCTGCGCTTCGTCCGCAGCGCCTCGTCGGCCCTGCCCGAGGCCGTCCGCACCGCCTTCGCCCACGTGCCCATGATCATCAGCTACGGCATGACCGAGGGCGCCAGCCAGATCACTGCGACCCCGCTCGGCGTCGAGCCTCGGCCCGGCTCCGTCGGCCTGCCCGTCGGCGGCGAGGTCGAGCCCCGCGACGCCGAGGGCCGCGCGCTGCCCGTGGGCGAGATCGGCGAGCTCTGGATCCGCGGGCCGGGCGTCGTGAAGGGCTACTTCCAGGGCCGCGCCGCCGAGCGCTTCGACGCCGACGGCTGGCTCCGCACCGGCGACCTCGGCCACCTCGACGCCGACGGCTGGGTGTACCTCGCCGGCCGCACCGACGACGTCATCAACCGCGGTGGCGAGAAGGTCTACCCGGCCGAGGTCGAGGACGTCCTGCTGGAGGACGCCCGGGTCCGAGAGGCCGTCGTCGTGGCGAGACCCGACGACGTCCTCGGCTTCGTCCCGGTCGCGTATGTCATCCCCGCCGACCTGTCGCTGCCGGACGACGTCCGGGCCTCCCTCTCCACCGACCTCGGTAAGCGCTGCGAGGCGGAGCTCCCCCGCTTCAAACGCCCGATGGAGATCACCGTCGTCGACGACCTGCCACGCACTCCGACGGGCAAGGTGCAGCGCAACAAGACCAGGCAGATGCTCGCCGAGGCAGCGGGGGCGTGA
- a CDS encoding nuclease-related domain-containing protein, which translates to MTISAPDDDAAQVLTHPGSGAAAISAVEALWDRQAPVAPRTRASRILGRSPLGDSARAWFAPALGEARTAELLRTLSTSGEPWRVLHAIPVVAGAPAIDHLVIGPAGVFALSTATRDESGSETHVREPLVEARLASTLLSNALGRPAVVRAITVVVEPGRRPAEIPGVDVVGLDRLVRHLRSLVPVQSVEEVREITRVALKPRTWRAPGETAVFSSSAPGAGSHAHPTASELGFWFARLRTEVARARRVRLAWVTGLSGTVAAAAVIAPMVVQQLSS; encoded by the coding sequence GTGACGATCTCCGCCCCCGACGACGACGCAGCGCAGGTGCTCACGCACCCCGGTTCGGGCGCCGCTGCGATCTCCGCCGTGGAGGCGCTGTGGGACCGTCAGGCGCCGGTCGCACCGCGGACGCGAGCGTCTCGGATCCTGGGCCGCAGCCCCCTGGGTGACTCGGCCCGCGCCTGGTTCGCGCCCGCGCTCGGCGAGGCCCGCACCGCCGAGCTGCTGCGCACCCTGAGCACCTCGGGCGAGCCGTGGCGCGTGCTCCACGCGATCCCCGTGGTCGCCGGCGCCCCCGCGATCGACCACCTCGTCATCGGCCCCGCCGGAGTCTTCGCCCTGAGCACGGCCACCCGCGACGAGTCCGGCTCGGAGACGCACGTGCGCGAACCGCTCGTCGAGGCCCGCCTCGCCTCGACCCTTCTCTCCAACGCGCTCGGTCGCCCCGCGGTGGTCCGCGCGATCACCGTCGTGGTCGAGCCCGGACGCCGCCCCGCCGAGATCCCGGGCGTCGACGTCGTCGGCCTCGACCGGCTCGTGCGCCACCTCCGCTCCCTCGTGCCGGTCCAGTCGGTCGAGGAGGTCCGCGAGATCACCCGGGTCGCCCTCAAGCCGCGCACCTGGCGTGCGCCGGGGGAGACCGCGGTCTTCTCCTCGTCGGCTCCGGGCGCAGGATCCCACGCCCATCCCACCGCCTCGGAACTCGGCTTCTGGTTCGCCCGCCTGCGCACCGAGGTCGCTCGCGCTCGCCGGGTGCGGCTCGCCTGGGTCACGGGTCTCTCGGGCACCGTGGCCGCCGCCGCCGTCATCGCGCCGATGGTCGTCCAGCAGCTGTCCAGCTGA
- a CDS encoding VanZ family protein yields the protein MKFRPWLLVVTALYCGFIAWMTLRTSVYDGRTATLLYRALAIFAEHRSTSWLTFDTVESLANVAMFVPLGFFLALFFPRPLWIVAAALCVLASYGIETYQGTFLASTRVEDMNDVLHNGLGGAAGAFLALLMRVTFAPRRRSRPRALLGS from the coding sequence ATGAAGTTCCGCCCCTGGCTCCTCGTCGTGACCGCGCTCTACTGCGGGTTCATCGCCTGGATGACGCTCCGCACGTCCGTCTACGACGGCCGCACCGCCACGCTGCTCTACCGGGCGCTCGCGATCTTCGCCGAGCACCGCTCGACGAGCTGGCTGACCTTCGACACGGTCGAGAGCCTGGCGAACGTCGCGATGTTCGTGCCGCTCGGCTTCTTCCTGGCGCTGTTCTTCCCGCGTCCGCTCTGGATCGTCGCGGCCGCCCTGTGCGTCCTCGCCTCCTACGGCATCGAGACGTACCAGGGCACGTTCCTCGCCTCGACCCGCGTGGAGGACATGAACGACGTGCTCCACAACGGCCTCGGGGGAGCGGCCGGCGCGTTCCTCGCGCTCCTGATGCGGGTCACCTTCGCACCCAGGCGCAGGAGCAGGCCGAGGGCTCTGCTAGGATCGTGA
- a CDS encoding MFS transporter, which translates to MSLLDEKPSRVAATPMRHRVRGNVVIILCVMYAISYIDRTNISTALPTIQANLHLTTDQTGLIVSAFSIPYALLQVFGGNLGERFGARKALFWIALLWGVATLATGLSIGFWTLFGARVLLGLTEAAAFPTATSAMTRWVPADRNGFVQGVVHSASRLGNAAAPLIVAWLIVWAGWRESFIVLGVVSVIWGVIWFVYFRNRPDEHKRVTEIELAEMPDRPKSEKRPPVPWRRMMRSIAPVAFVDFGYGWTLWVFLTWLPSFLGDSYGLKLLSYAGFTSVVLIGGVFGDTVGGVVSDAWFRRTGDMRKARRNTLMIGLIGSALWLIPVFAIHNLAVAIVSLTLSFFFLELCNATLWAIPMDTAPEWAGTASGMMNTGFGIAGIFSPIVFAALVSATGWQWPFFASIVLLVVSAVVAWRMNPKRITSRDGLVSNQKLA; encoded by the coding sequence ATGAGCCTCCTCGACGAGAAACCCAGCAGAGTCGCCGCGACACCCATGCGGCACCGCGTGCGCGGCAACGTGGTGATCATCCTCTGCGTCATGTACGCGATCTCGTACATCGACCGCACGAACATCTCCACCGCCCTGCCCACCATCCAGGCGAACCTGCACCTGACGACCGACCAGACCGGTCTCATCGTCTCGGCGTTCTCGATCCCGTACGCGCTGCTGCAGGTCTTCGGCGGCAACCTCGGCGAGCGGTTCGGAGCGCGCAAGGCGCTGTTCTGGATCGCCCTGCTCTGGGGTGTGGCCACCCTCGCCACCGGACTCTCGATCGGCTTCTGGACCCTCTTCGGAGCGCGCGTCCTGCTCGGCCTGACCGAGGCGGCCGCGTTCCCGACGGCGACGAGCGCCATGACGCGCTGGGTGCCGGCCGACCGCAACGGCTTCGTGCAGGGGGTCGTGCACTCGGCTTCCCGCCTCGGGAACGCCGCGGCGCCCCTGATCGTCGCCTGGCTGATCGTCTGGGCGGGCTGGCGCGAGTCGTTCATCGTGCTCGGCGTCGTCAGCGTGATCTGGGGCGTCATCTGGTTCGTCTACTTCCGCAACCGGCCGGACGAGCACAAGAGGGTCACCGAGATCGAGCTCGCCGAGATGCCCGACCGTCCGAAGTCCGAGAAGCGCCCGCCGGTGCCGTGGCGCCGCATGATGCGCTCCATCGCGCCCGTCGCCTTCGTCGACTTCGGCTACGGCTGGACCCTCTGGGTGTTCCTCACCTGGCTGCCGTCGTTCCTCGGCGACAGCTACGGACTCAAGCTCCTGAGCTACGCCGGGTTCACCTCGGTCGTCCTCATCGGCGGCGTCTTCGGCGACACCGTCGGCGGGGTGGTCAGCGACGCCTGGTTCCGGCGGACGGGCGACATGCGCAAGGCGCGGCGCAACACGCTCATGATCGGCCTCATCGGCTCGGCCCTCTGGCTGATCCCGGTGTTCGCGATCCACAACCTCGCCGTCGCGATCGTCTCGCTGACGCTCTCGTTCTTCTTCCTCGAGCTCTGCAACGCGACCCTCTGGGCGATCCCGATGGACACCGCGCCCGAGTGGGCGGGCACCGCGAGCGGCATGATGAACACCGGCTTCGGCATCGCCGGCATCTTCTCGCCGATCGTCTTCGCCGCGTTGGTCTCCGCGACCGGATGGCAGTGGCCGTTCTTCGCCTCGATCGTCCTGCTCGTCGTCTCCGCGGTCGTGGCCTGGCGCATGAACCCGAAGCGCATCACGTCACGCGACGGGCTCGTGTCGAACCAGAAGCTGGCCTAG
- a CDS encoding acyltransferase has translation MSEGTSQRAAESADADDLVSGAAAASAPEPADTPAQAKARRRHLYEVDILRILTFVCVISVHVVSHADSASDLGQNGFLILVHFTREVFFALTAFVLVLSFLAKPRPLREFWPKRFLLVALPYVTWSAVYDFASWVHSPSGTLGDWLANFWHDLYTGNAWYHLYFLLVTMQVYLLMPVIVWLVKKTRGHHGLVIGLSFAVEMFFTVCYQYYPSVIPHAISQYSRIEFWSYEFMIVLGAVAADHVDPLMAWVRRSRLTILGLVVAGALLSIAVYAINLGLGQSPVKASTALQPVVLVWSVPVILGFLALGTKWADQRVAGSRFARLVDTASDRSFGIFLAHPFFIWLLLLAGGGWITHTIPDGPRAVVLYVLVVLCTVAFIEILRRTPLSLPLTGRPFRSGRKKA, from the coding sequence GTGAGCGAGGGCACGTCGCAGCGGGCGGCCGAGTCCGCCGACGCCGACGATCTGGTGAGCGGGGCCGCGGCCGCCTCGGCTCCCGAGCCCGCCGACACTCCCGCGCAGGCGAAGGCCAGGCGCCGCCACCTCTACGAGGTCGACATCCTGCGGATCCTGACGTTCGTCTGCGTCATCTCCGTGCACGTGGTGAGCCACGCCGACAGCGCGAGCGACCTGGGGCAGAACGGCTTCCTGATCCTGGTCCATTTCACCCGCGAGGTGTTCTTCGCCCTGACCGCGTTCGTGCTCGTGCTGTCGTTCCTCGCGAAGCCGAGGCCGCTGCGCGAGTTCTGGCCGAAGCGGTTCCTGCTCGTCGCGCTCCCCTACGTCACCTGGTCGGCCGTCTACGACTTCGCCTCGTGGGTGCACAGCCCCTCGGGCACGCTCGGCGACTGGCTCGCGAACTTCTGGCACGACCTCTACACCGGAAACGCCTGGTACCACCTGTACTTCCTGCTCGTGACCATGCAGGTGTACCTCTTGATGCCCGTGATCGTGTGGCTCGTGAAGAAGACGCGCGGCCACCACGGACTCGTCATCGGCCTGTCGTTCGCCGTCGAGATGTTCTTCACGGTCTGCTACCAGTACTACCCGAGCGTGATCCCGCACGCGATCAGCCAGTACAGCCGCATCGAGTTCTGGAGCTACGAGTTCATGATCGTGCTGGGCGCTGTGGCCGCCGACCACGTCGACCCGCTCATGGCCTGGGTGCGCAGGAGCAGGCTCACGATCCTCGGGCTGGTCGTCGCCGGCGCCCTGCTCTCGATCGCCGTCTACGCGATCAACCTCGGCCTCGGTCAGAGCCCGGTGAAGGCCTCGACGGCGCTGCAGCCGGTCGTGCTGGTGTGGTCGGTGCCCGTGATCCTCGGCTTCCTCGCGCTCGGCACGAAGTGGGCCGACCAGCGCGTCGCAGGCTCCCGCTTCGCGCGCCTCGTCGACACGGCCTCCGACCGCTCCTTCGGCATCTTCCTCGCCCACCCGTTCTTCATCTGGCTGCTGCTGCTCGCCGGCGGCGGCTGGATCACGCACACGATCCCGGACGGCCCGCGCGCCGTGGTGCTCTACGTGCTGGTCGTCCTCTGCACCGTCGCGTTCATCGAGATCCTGCGCCGCACCCCGCTCAGCCTTCCGCTGACGGGGCGACCGTTCCGCTCCGGGCGCAAGAAGGCCTGA
- a CDS encoding UvrD-helicase domain-containing protein, which yields MPSELDRERDYVGALYERLDTLKDDARARLAETRRETVGGNHQSRSERDAYARLYEDTLAQLGEVDDRLAFGRLELTDPDDPSISGSGRYRYIGRIGLRDTDHHPILLDWRVPGASAFYQATAATPMGARARRHLTLQGREVTRIEDEVFDPELLGRDDVQLQGEGALMAALTAQRTGRMTDIVATIQAEQDRIIRSALDGILVVQGGPGTGKTAVALHRAAFLLYSHRERLRGSGVLVVGPSRSFLRYIEQVLPSLGESGVVLSSLGGLYPGVEATADDAPATAALKGSGQMADLLRRAVRSRQIAPTEPSDVEIDGERMTVQPGLVAEALKRAQERGKPHNEGRVLFNRYALAALTRQLVDQLRGRGTTIDDADELVLREDVRQSYDVRVLLNTAWIPLSPEKLLEDLYARPNWLASITQRWSPEDRALLRRARGEAFTISDVPLLDEAAELLGEFDTKVDAERRALKQQQKRDIENAERAIENMQVEGLVDARDIAGNFAERAVSLTSAERAADDRTWAYGHVVVDEAQELSPMQWRLLARRCPLRSFTVVGDIAQASSPASATSWDRALQGLLPRRRGAAQAGGSWRLEELTVNYRTPSQIVEYAEATARSTGLEITPSRSVRASEWAVREVSVPGRVQDPAPTVVSAVEADCAVDSGGTLAVIAPEPLVTSLLAALSAAFPGLVADGSSSLTRPISVLSPATSKGLEFDSVVVVDPAGIVARSSRGNASLYVAETRPTQRLTVVSLA from the coding sequence GTGCCATCTGAACTCGACCGCGAACGCGACTACGTCGGCGCTCTCTACGAGCGCCTCGACACCCTGAAGGACGACGCGCGCGCGAGACTGGCCGAGACCCGCCGCGAGACCGTCGGCGGCAACCACCAGAGCCGCAGCGAGCGCGACGCCTACGCGCGTCTCTACGAGGACACCCTCGCGCAGCTGGGCGAGGTCGACGACCGGTTGGCGTTCGGGAGGCTCGAGCTCACCGATCCTGACGACCCGTCGATCTCGGGCTCGGGCCGATACCGGTACATCGGGCGGATCGGGCTCCGCGACACCGACCATCACCCGATCCTGCTCGACTGGCGCGTGCCCGGCGCGAGCGCGTTCTACCAGGCCACCGCGGCCACGCCCATGGGCGCGAGGGCCCGCCGCCACCTCACACTGCAGGGCCGCGAGGTCACCCGCATCGAGGACGAGGTGTTCGACCCCGAGCTGCTGGGCCGCGACGACGTGCAGCTGCAGGGAGAGGGCGCTCTCATGGCGGCCCTCACCGCTCAGCGCACCGGGCGCATGACCGACATCGTGGCCACGATCCAGGCCGAGCAGGACCGGATCATCCGCTCGGCGCTCGACGGGATCCTCGTCGTGCAGGGCGGCCCGGGCACCGGCAAGACCGCCGTGGCCCTCCACCGCGCGGCGTTCCTGCTCTACTCGCACCGCGAGCGCCTGCGTGGCTCGGGCGTGCTCGTCGTCGGCCCCAGCCGCTCGTTCCTCCGCTACATCGAGCAGGTCCTGCCGTCGCTCGGCGAGTCGGGCGTGGTGCTGTCGAGCCTCGGCGGCCTCTACCCGGGCGTCGAGGCCACGGCCGACGACGCCCCCGCGACCGCCGCCCTGAAGGGCTCGGGGCAGATGGCCGACCTGCTCCGCCGGGCCGTGCGCTCGCGGCAGATCGCGCCGACCGAGCCGTCCGACGTCGAGATCGACGGCGAGCGGATGACGGTCCAGCCGGGCCTCGTCGCCGAGGCGCTCAAGCGGGCGCAGGAGCGAGGGAAGCCGCACAACGAGGGCCGCGTGCTCTTCAACCGCTACGCCCTCGCAGCCCTCACCCGGCAGCTTGTCGACCAGCTCCGGGGCCGCGGCACGACGATCGACGACGCCGACGAGCTGGTGCTCCGCGAGGACGTCCGGCAGTCGTACGACGTGCGAGTCCTGCTCAACACGGCGTGGATCCCGCTCAGCCCCGAGAAGCTGCTCGAAGACCTGTACGCGCGGCCGAACTGGCTGGCCTCGATCACGCAGCGCTGGTCGCCCGAGGATCGTGCTCTGCTGCGCCGTGCGCGAGGCGAGGCGTTCACGATCAGCGACGTCCCGCTGCTCGACGAGGCTGCCGAGCTCCTCGGCGAGTTCGACACGAAGGTCGACGCCGAGCGCCGCGCCCTCAAGCAGCAGCAGAAGCGCGACATCGAGAACGCCGAGCGCGCCATCGAGAACATGCAGGTCGAGGGCCTCGTCGACGCCCGCGATATCGCGGGCAACTTCGCCGAGCGCGCCGTCTCGCTGACCTCGGCCGAGCGCGCCGCCGACGACCGCACCTGGGCCTACGGCCACGTCGTCGTCGACGAGGCGCAAGAGCTCTCGCCCATGCAGTGGCGCCTGCTGGCGCGACGCTGCCCGCTCCGGTCGTTCACCGTCGTCGGCGACATCGCGCAGGCGTCGTCGCCCGCGTCGGCGACGTCGTGGGACCGCGCGCTGCAGGGTCTTCTGCCGAGGAGGCGCGGGGCCGCGCAGGCGGGCGGATCCTGGCGGCTGGAAGAGCTCACTGTGAACTACCGGACGCCGTCGCAGATCGTCGAGTACGCCGAGGCGACCGCGCGCAGCACGGGGCTCGAGATCACGCCGAGCCGGTCGGTGCGGGCGAGCGAGTGGGCGGTACGAGAGGTCTCGGTGCCCGGCAGGGTGCAGGATCCTGCGCCCACCGTGGTCTCGGCCGTGGAGGCCGACTGCGCCGTCGACTCGGGCGGCACCCTGGCCGTCATCGCCCCCGAACCCCTCGTCACGTCGCTGCTGGCGGCGCTCTCGGCGGCGTTCCCGGGCCTCGTGGCCGACGGCTCGTCGTCGCTGACGCGGCCGATCAGCGTGCTCAGCCCGGCCACGTCGAAGGGGCTGGAGTTCGACTCGGTCGTCGTCGTCGACCCTGCCGGCATCGTCGCCCGGTCGTCGCGCGGCAACGCGAGCCTCTACGTCGCCGAGACCCGGCCGACGCAGCGCCTCACCGTCGTCTCGCTCGCCTGA